One genomic segment of Candidatus Fukatsuia endosymbiont of Tuberolachnus salignus includes these proteins:
- a CDS encoding PTS sugar transporter subunit IIB, whose protein sequence is MTQITVVSGIGLCTSLLMKISIKSILTELAVAAKVNHVDLNSAKGMNSDIFVGTRDITEQLVAQSIAGKIVSLDNVIDKKIMKERLSVALIELNIL, encoded by the coding sequence ATGACACAGATTACAGTAGTCTCTGGCATTGGCTTATGTACTAGCCTGCTGATGAAAATAAGTATCAAAAGTATTCTCACCGAATTAGCCGTAGCCGCCAAGGTTAACCATGTTGATCTCAATTCAGCCAAAGGAATGAACAGCGACATTTTTGTCGGCACTCGCGATATCACAGAACAATTAGTGGCTCAATCTATCGCTGGAAAAATCGTCTCATTAGATAATGTAATTGATAAAAAAATTATGAAAGAACGACTATCAGTAGCATTAATCGAATTAAATATTTTATAA
- a CDS encoding PTS ascorbate transporter subunit IIC produces MDFFRFLMDDVFAEPAILVSLIALVGLLAQKKTLTECIQGAVKTIMGLVILSAGASLVVSSLGDFANIFQHAFGIQGIVPNNEAIVAVAQENFGKEMAMIMFFAMLINILIARFTPWKFIFLTGHHTLFMSMMVAVILVTSGMTGLPLITVGSLIVGISMVFFPAIAHPYMKKVTGSDDVAIGHFSTLSYILSGFIGSKLGNKKHSTEDMNVPKNLLFLHDTPVAIAFIMSIIFVITCLFAGNDAVKNLSGGKNWFMFSLMQSITFAAGVYIILRGVRMVITEIVPAFKGISDKLVPHAKPALDCPVVFPYAPNAVLVGFLSSFTAGVLCMFTLYLLNMTVIIPGVVSHFFTGGASGVFGNATGGRRGAILGAFTQGLLISILPVFLLPVLGDIGFANATFCDADFGAVGILLGTIVR; encoded by the coding sequence ATGGATTTTTTTCGTTTTCTAATGGACGATGTGTTTGCTGAACCAGCAATATTGGTCAGTTTAATCGCACTAGTTGGCCTGCTTGCCCAAAAAAAAACCCTGACAGAATGTATTCAAGGTGCCGTTAAAACCATTATGGGTCTTGTTATTCTAAGTGCAGGTGCCTCTTTGGTCGTATCTTCTCTCGGTGATTTTGCCAATATTTTTCAACATGCTTTTGGTATTCAAGGTATCGTCCCTAATAATGAAGCCATTGTTGCTGTTGCCCAAGAAAATTTTGGCAAAGAAATGGCGATGATCATGTTTTTCGCCATGTTGATTAATATTTTGATTGCACGCTTTACACCCTGGAAGTTTATTTTTCTCACCGGTCATCACACCCTTTTTATGTCGATGATGGTCGCCGTTATTTTAGTAACCTCAGGGATGACAGGTTTGCCCCTCATTACCGTCGGCTCTCTAATAGTTGGTATATCAATGGTTTTCTTTCCAGCTATCGCTCACCCTTATATGAAAAAAGTCACAGGATCGGATGATGTCGCCATTGGTCATTTTTCCACGTTGTCCTACATCCTTTCAGGTTTTATTGGCAGTAAATTGGGTAATAAAAAACACTCCACCGAGGATATGAACGTCCCTAAAAATTTGTTGTTTTTACATGATACCCCGGTAGCAATTGCTTTCATTATGAGTATTATTTTTGTCATCACTTGTTTATTTGCCGGTAATGATGCCGTAAAAAATCTCAGTGGCGGTAAAAACTGGTTTATGTTTTCCCTGATGCAGTCGATCACCTTTGCTGCTGGTGTCTACATTATTTTGCGGGGAGTTCGCATGGTAATCACTGAAATTGTTCCGGCATTCAAGGGTATTTCCGATAAATTAGTCCCTCATGCTAAACCGGCGCTGGATTGTCCAGTAGTTTTCCCTTATGCCCCTAACGCAGTATTAGTTGGTTTTTTAAGCAGTTTTACCGCAGGGGTTCTTTGTATGTTCACACTGTACCTGCTTAACATGACGGTAATTATTCCAGGCGTTGTCTCGCATTTTTTTACCGGCGGAGCCTCTGGAGTATTCGGTAATGCAACGGGTGGTCGACGTGGCGCTATACTGGGCGCTTTTACTCAAGGACTGTTAATCAGCATCCTACCTGTTTTTTTATTGCCCGTCCTGGGTGATATCGGTTTTGCCAATGCCACCTTCTGCGATGCAGATTTCGGTGCCGTAGGCATTTTATTAGGCACTATTGTCCGTTAA
- a CDS encoding DNA-3-methyladenine glycosylase I, with protein MNSKRCGWVTSDTSYIAYHDTEWGIPQRQNQVLFGMLCLEAQQSGLSWITVLKKRAHYQQRFYYFDPQAIALMGSEQVEMLMQDSGIIRHRGKIQAIITNARAYLAMVARGEDFSGFIWSFVNGQQQVNRWWCQDEIPATTLVSDAMSHALKRRGFKFIGPTVCYAFMQASGLVNDHLVSCFCHPDNVVG; from the coding sequence ATGAATAGCAAGCGCTGCGGTTGGGTCACTTCGGATACATCATATATCGCTTATCACGATACCGAATGGGGTATTCCACAAAGGCAAAATCAAGTGCTATTTGGCATGTTATGTTTGGAGGCACAACAATCGGGTCTTTCGTGGATCACTGTGCTTAAGAAACGTGCTCATTACCAGCAGCGCTTTTATTATTTTGATCCTCAGGCAATTGCATTGATGGGATCAGAGCAAGTAGAAATGTTGATGCAAGATAGCGGTATTATTCGTCATCGTGGTAAAATCCAGGCCATTATCACCAATGCTAGGGCTTATTTGGCAATGGTAGCACGTGGAGAAGATTTTTCCGGTTTCATCTGGAGTTTCGTTAACGGTCAACAGCAAGTTAATCGTTGGTGGTGCCAAGATGAGATACCGGCGACCACGCTGGTGTCTGATGCTATGTCCCATGCACTGAAAAGACGGGGGTTTAAATTTATTGGCCCTACGGTTTGCTACGCTTTTATGCAAGCCAGTGGCTTGGTGAATGATCATCTTGTCAGTTGTTTTTGTCATCCTGATAACGTGGTTGGATGA
- a CDS encoding amino acid ABC transporter permease encodes MDFTIIIDNWRYLMWGVFPDGRLGGAALTLLISLMSGVASAILGTLLGMLLAMARGFWGGILVTVLGFFRAIPVIMLIFWAYFLLPITFGIDIPEITTVVCALTLIASAYLAHAVKAGIMAVGTGQWQAGLSLGFNQRQVLWFIVLPQALRMMVPSFINQWISLIKDTSLAYIVGVNELTFLATQVNNRSMVYPMEIFMFVALVYFMLCLSLDLMVNAISRRFKLSQYCQQKSAR; translated from the coding sequence ATGGATTTCACCATTATCATTGATAATTGGCGCTACCTGATGTGGGGCGTTTTTCCTGATGGTCGATTGGGTGGGGCGGCATTGACGTTATTGATCAGTCTAATGTCTGGGGTTGCTTCCGCTATTTTAGGAACTTTGTTGGGAATGCTACTGGCGATGGCGCGTGGCTTCTGGGGCGGAATTTTAGTTACTGTTCTTGGTTTTTTCCGTGCTATTCCCGTAATTATGCTGATTTTTTGGGCTTATTTTCTATTGCCTATTACCTTTGGTATTGATATCCCTGAAATCACTACCGTGGTTTGTGCGCTAACGTTGATTGCATCAGCTTATCTGGCTCATGCAGTAAAAGCGGGGATAATGGCAGTGGGGACCGGTCAGTGGCAGGCGGGTTTATCATTGGGATTTAACCAACGTCAGGTTTTATGGTTTATTGTGTTACCACAGGCATTGCGTATGATGGTTCCTTCATTTATTAATCAATGGATTTCATTGATTAAAGATACTTCTCTGGCCTATATCGTGGGCGTCAACGAACTGACATTCTTAGCAACACAGGTCAATAATCGTAGCATGGTTTATCCGATGGAAATTTTTATGTTTGTAGCACTTGTTTATTTTATGCTCTGTCTCAGCCTGGATCTGATGGTGAATGCCATCAGCCGACGCTTTAAGTTATCCCAGTATTGTCAACAAAAAAGTGCACGATGA
- a CDS encoding amino acid ABC transporter permease has product MKLQYLTDWLLAPQYLLWLWDGFLLTLWISACTVAAATSLGFLLAVARDSHLKILQWSVIIYSSVFRNTPLLVQLFFWYFAVGQLLPLSWMQWLNTAHELILFNLVLRWPSFEFLSGLIGLTLYSAAFIAEELRAGIAGVARGQKYAAQALGLTGWQSMRYVILPQALKIAMSPLLGQYMNVIKNSSLTMAIGVAELSYTSRQVETETLRTFQAFGIATVLYVAIIALIEVWGMWRQQRMTVRKH; this is encoded by the coding sequence ATGAAGTTGCAGTATCTCACTGATTGGCTATTGGCTCCGCAATATTTGCTTTGGTTATGGGATGGCTTTCTACTTACTTTGTGGATTTCTGCTTGTACGGTGGCCGCGGCGACATCATTAGGATTTTTACTGGCGGTAGCCAGAGATAGTCATCTAAAAATACTGCAATGGTCTGTCATTATTTACAGCTCTGTCTTTCGTAATACGCCGTTGTTGGTGCAGCTTTTTTTTTGGTACTTTGCTGTGGGTCAGCTACTGCCTCTGTCCTGGATGCAGTGGCTAAATACTGCCCATGAATTGATACTCTTTAATTTAGTCCTCCGTTGGCCGTCTTTTGAGTTTTTAAGCGGTTTAATCGGCTTAACGCTTTATTCAGCTGCATTTATTGCTGAAGAGTTACGTGCCGGTATCGCGGGTGTTGCTCGTGGGCAGAAATATGCAGCGCAGGCATTGGGATTAACGGGGTGGCAATCGATGCGTTATGTGATTTTGCCACAGGCATTAAAAATCGCTATGTCGCCGTTGCTTGGGCAATATATGAATGTGATTAAAAATTCATCACTGACTATGGCAATTGGTGTCGCTGAACTTTCTTATACTTCCCGTCAGGTAGAAACTGAAACATTGCGTACCTTCCAGGCTTTTGGTATTGCCACTGTACTGTATGTTGCCATTATTGCGTTAATTGAGGTTTGGGGTATGTGGCGTCAGCAACGAATGACAGTCAGGAAACATTAA
- a CDS encoding ABC transporter substrate-binding protein translates to MKNFAILLILLTSFVTLSGVAYADKLDEIKGAGVVRVAVFDSNPPFGYVDPLTKKLVGYDVDIAEAIAKALSVELKLPVESIKLELRATNPANRIPLLKSKKVDLIAANFTITREREKEVDFSLPYFATGQKFIARKGVLKTPEDIKQLRIGADKGTVQEITLREHYPMAKVISYDDTPIAFAALRNGNVQAITQDDAKLVGLLGNIPVAQKADFEISPFSITKEYQGVAAAKGEKRLIEFINRTLIKLEEDGDALNIYNRWFGAETRSAQPRGDFKFALLDQQPVAD, encoded by the coding sequence ATGAAGAATTTTGCTATATTACTAATCCTGTTGACCAGTTTCGTTACTCTTTCTGGTGTGGCTTATGCTGATAAACTCGATGAGATTAAAGGGGCGGGTGTGGTACGTGTTGCCGTTTTCGATAGTAATCCGCCTTTTGGCTACGTGGATCCACTGACGAAAAAACTGGTGGGATATGACGTCGATATCGCCGAGGCTATCGCTAAAGCACTCTCGGTCGAATTAAAACTCCCGGTCGAATCGATCAAATTAGAATTGCGGGCGACCAATCCTGCTAACCGTATTCCATTGCTGAAATCGAAAAAAGTTGATCTGATCGCTGCTAATTTCACTATCACTCGTGAGCGAGAAAAAGAAGTAGATTTCAGTTTGCCTTACTTTGCTACCGGTCAAAAATTTATTGCTCGTAAAGGTGTATTAAAAACGCCGGAGGATATTAAGCAATTACGTATTGGCGCAGATAAAGGCACCGTGCAGGAAATTACCTTGCGTGAGCATTATCCTATGGCTAAAGTCATTTCTTATGATGATACACCTATAGCGTTTGCTGCGTTGCGTAATGGCAATGTTCAGGCAATTACTCAAGATGATGCCAAATTGGTGGGTTTGCTGGGTAATATACCTGTAGCACAGAAGGCTGATTTTGAAATTTCTCCTTTTAGTATCACGAAAGAATACCAAGGAGTAGCGGCGGCTAAAGGAGAAAAGCGCTTAATTGAGTTCATCAACCGAACGTTGATAAAGCTGGAAGAAGACGGTGATGCGCTCAATATTTATAACCGTTGGTTTGGCGCGGAAACCCGTTCAGCTCAGCCGCGCGGTGATTTTAAATTTGCTCTTCTTGATCAACAGCCAGTGGCCGATTGA
- a CDS encoding bactofilin family protein: protein MNLFVRKNIVLCLLWSGWVIGLVGYVFYDCIICLLFVPVLFFLVLLFMLIKTMFKKKVNSNNNEISSATNVPLPGNSPVSNPSQDLTKTNTIIASGTQLKGNVDLEGDIQIYGVVIGDITVTEGTIRLMRSGNIEGNLTAPHITIDGRVDGVCVSDHLEILEHGRLKGIVKGTNFSIKKGGVFIGQSEISEEPNNARGKTQQNAASSVERKKSKERAITDPLSDDILANA from the coding sequence ATGAACCTATTTGTACGCAAGAATATCGTGTTATGTCTCTTGTGGAGCGGATGGGTTATTGGTTTAGTGGGCTATGTATTTTATGATTGTATCATTTGCCTACTTTTTGTTCCTGTATTGTTTTTTTTAGTTTTACTTTTTATGTTGATAAAAACCATGTTTAAAAAGAAAGTCAATAGTAATAATAATGAAATATCGTCAGCGACTAATGTCCCGCTGCCGGGTAATTCTCCTGTATCTAACCCATCTCAGGATTTGACTAAAACGAATACTATCATTGCTTCTGGTACACAGTTAAAGGGGAATGTCGATCTCGAAGGTGATATTCAAATTTATGGTGTTGTCATCGGTGATATTACTGTCACTGAGGGGACAATAAGATTAATGCGCAGCGGTAATATTGAGGGTAATTTAACCGCTCCTCATATTACTATTGATGGTCGTGTTGATGGCGTTTGTGTTTCTGATCATTTAGAAATACTTGAGCATGGTCGTTTAAAAGGTATTGTCAAAGGTACTAACTTTTCGATCAAAAAAGGTGGTGTGTTTATTGGTCAGTCTGAAATCAGCGAAGAACCGAATAACGCTAGAGGTAAAACACAGCAGAATGCCGCTTCATCAGTGGAACGGAAAAAATCTAAAGAGAGAGCCATCACAGATCCATTGTCTGATGATATTTTAGCTAATGCTTAA
- the phoU gene encoding phosphate signaling complex protein PhoU, with the protein MDNFKLNQHISGQFNTELEHIRTQVLKMGGLVEQQLNDAITAMHKLDGDRAERVIKGDEEVNKMEILIDEACVRIIAKRQPAASDLRLIMVIIKTISELERIGDVADKICRTALENFSQQHQPLLVSLESLGRHTVKMLHDVLDAFARMDLNDATRIYREDKKVDQEYEGIVRQLMTYMMEDPRTIPNVLTALFCARSIERIGDRCQNICEFIFYFVKGQDLRHQGEDALEKLLANDKNVDDKKKRAK; encoded by the coding sequence ATGGATAACTTCAAACTGAATCAACATATCTCCGGTCAGTTTAATACAGAACTTGAACACATCCGTACCCAGGTTTTGAAGATGGGAGGTTTGGTAGAGCAACAGTTAAATGACGCCATCACTGCTATGCATAAGTTGGATGGTGATCGGGCAGAGCGGGTTATTAAGGGTGATGAGGAGGTCAATAAGATGGAAATCCTCATCGATGAAGCTTGTGTGCGTATCATTGCTAAACGTCAGCCTGCCGCCAGTGATTTACGTTTGATCATGGTGATCATCAAAACTATTTCAGAGTTGGAACGTATTGGTGATGTCGCTGATAAAATTTGTCGCACGGCGTTGGAAAACTTCTCTCAGCAGCATCAGCCGTTACTGGTGAGTCTGGAATCATTAGGGCGACATACGGTGAAAATGTTACATGATGTACTGGATGCTTTTGCCAGAATGGATCTGAATGATGCTACCCGCATTTATCGTGAAGATAAAAAAGTGGATCAGGAATATGAAGGAATTGTGCGTCAATTAATGACCTATATGATGGAAGATCCGCGGACTATTCCCAATGTTTTAACAGCGCTATTTTGCGCCCGTTCTATTGAGCGTATTGGTGATCGTTGTCAAAATATTTGTGAATTTATTTTCTACTTTGTTAAAGGGCAAGATCTTCGCCATCAGGGAGAGGATGCGTTGGAAAAATTGCTTGCTAATGATAAAAACGTTGACGATAAGAAAAAAAGAGCCAAATAA
- the pstB gene encoding phosphate ABC transporter ATP-binding protein PstB has protein sequence MSKIPGSKLQVRDLNFYYGKFHALKNISLDIAKNQVTAFIGPSGCGKSTLLRTFNKMYLLYSDQSVTGDILLDGKNVLIDQQDIALLRARVGMVFQKPTPFPMSIYDNIAFGVRLFENLSRSDMDERVQWALAKAALWSETKDKLSQSGNSLSGGQQQRLCIARAIAVRPEVLLLDEPCSALDPISTGKIEELISELKSDYTVVMVTHNMQQAARCSDHTAFMYLGELIEFSDTDTLFTAPQKKQTEDYITGRYG, from the coding sequence ATGAGTAAGATCCCCGGTAGTAAACTTCAAGTTCGCGATTTGAACTTTTACTATGGCAAGTTTCATGCGTTGAAGAATATTTCGTTGGATATTGCTAAAAATCAAGTCACGGCCTTTATTGGTCCATCAGGTTGTGGTAAATCAACATTGCTGCGTACTTTTAATAAAATGTACCTGCTATATTCAGATCAGAGTGTCACTGGCGATATCCTGCTTGATGGAAAAAATGTTCTTATTGATCAGCAAGATATTGCATTATTGCGCGCCAGAGTGGGCATGGTTTTTCAAAAGCCAACCCCTTTCCCGATGTCAATTTACGATAATATCGCCTTTGGTGTTCGCTTATTTGAGAATTTATCTCGCTCAGATATGGATGAAAGGGTGCAATGGGCGCTAGCGAAAGCGGCGTTGTGGAGTGAAACCAAAGATAAGCTGAGTCAAAGTGGTAATAGTTTATCGGGCGGGCAACAGCAACGCTTATGTATTGCACGCGCTATTGCCGTTCGTCCTGAAGTATTATTGTTGGATGAACCTTGTTCGGCACTTGATCCTATTTCCACCGGCAAAATTGAAGAATTAATTAGTGAATTGAAATCAGATTATACGGTGGTGATGGTGACACACAATATGCAGCAGGCGGCACGTTGTTCTGATCACACTGCATTTATGTATTTAGGCGAATTAATTGAATTTAGTGATACCGATACATTATTCACCGCTCCGCAGAAAAAACAGACGGAAGATTACATCACTGGCCGCTACGGTTAA
- the pstA gene encoding phosphate ABC transporter permease PstA — protein MTIQNEVILQNSEKLIETRRKKQAWRRQKNLVALLLSMTTMIFGLFWLVWILFTTVTKGIDGMSLALFTEMTPPPNAADGGLANAIAGSGLLILWATLIGTPLGIMAGIYLAEYGRQSWLAEITRFINDILLSAPSIVVGLFVYTVVVTRMEHFSGWAGVIALALLQVPIVVRTTENMLKLVPNSLREAAYALGTPRWRIVTAITLKASISGILTGILLAVARIAGETAPLLFTSLSNQFWSTDLHHPIANLPVTIFKFAMSPFSEWQQLAWAGVLLITLCVLLLNILARVTFAKKTN, from the coding sequence ATGACAATACAAAACGAGGTAATCTTACAAAACAGTGAGAAATTAATAGAAACTCGACGCAAAAAACAGGCATGGCGTCGGCAAAAAAATTTGGTGGCGCTGCTACTTTCAATGACAACGATGATCTTTGGCTTGTTTTGGTTAGTATGGATTCTATTCACCACTGTGACTAAAGGAATCGATGGTATGTCACTGGCGTTATTTACCGAGATGACACCACCGCCTAATGCTGCGGATGGTGGTTTGGCTAACGCTATTGCTGGCAGTGGATTATTAATTTTATGGGCGACACTGATAGGTACACCGCTTGGCATTATGGCGGGTATCTATCTAGCAGAATATGGACGTCAATCCTGGTTAGCTGAAATAACACGTTTTATCAATGATATTCTGTTATCTGCTCCCTCTATTGTGGTGGGATTATTCGTTTACACCGTGGTAGTGACAAGGATGGAACATTTTTCCGGCTGGGCAGGGGTCATCGCATTGGCATTACTCCAAGTGCCTATTGTTGTTCGTACCACGGAAAACATGTTGAAACTGGTGCCAAATAGTTTGCGGGAAGCGGCTTATGCATTAGGAACACCCAGATGGCGTATTGTCACGGCTATTACCCTGAAGGCATCGATCTCTGGTATTCTGACAGGCATTTTGCTGGCTGTGGCTCGTATTGCCGGTGAAACCGCGCCCTTGTTATTTACTTCGCTCTCTAATCAATTTTGGAGCACAGACCTGCATCATCCTATTGCCAATTTGCCGGTAACGATATTTAAATTTGCCATGAGTCCGTTTAGCGAATGGCAGCAACTTGCTTGGGCAGGGGTACTACTGATTACGCTTTGTGTGCTGTTGTTAAATATTCTGGCGCGGGTTACGTTCGCTAAAAAAACAAACTGA
- the pstC gene encoding phosphate ABC transporter permease PstC, with product MAAYKPTIKAPNQYGDIIFGTLVKLAALVTLFLLGGIIISLLVASWPSIEKFGFAFLWDKEWDPPAEKFGALVPIYGTIVTSVIALIIAVPVSFGIALFLTELAPRWLKRPLGIAVELLAAIPSIVYGMWGLFVFAPLFARYFQEPVGDVLAGVPIVGVLFSGAAFGIGILAAGIILAIMIIPYIAAVMRDVFEQTPVMMKESAYGIGCTTWEVIWRIVLPFTKNGVIGGVILGLGRALGETMAVTFIIGNTYQLDNFSLFMPGNSITSALANEFAEAESPLHTSALMELGLILFLITFIVLVLSKLMILRLAKQEGALT from the coding sequence ATGGCTGCTTATAAGCCTACGATCAAAGCACCCAATCAGTACGGTGATATTATTTTTGGTACGCTGGTTAAACTGGCAGCGTTAGTTACCTTATTTTTGCTGGGCGGTATCATTATCTCGCTGCTGGTTGCTTCTTGGCCTAGCATTGAAAAATTTGGTTTTGCCTTTTTATGGGATAAAGAATGGGATCCTCCCGCTGAAAAATTTGGCGCATTGGTTCCTATCTACGGCACGATAGTGACTTCGGTGATTGCTCTGATTATTGCGGTTCCTGTGAGTTTTGGTATCGCGCTATTTTTAACCGAACTTGCTCCCCGTTGGCTGAAGCGCCCCCTTGGGATCGCCGTCGAATTGCTTGCCGCGATCCCTAGCATTGTCTACGGTATGTGGGGTTTGTTTGTCTTTGCTCCACTGTTTGCTCGCTATTTTCAAGAGCCAGTGGGTGATGTCCTTGCTGGAGTACCGATCGTTGGTGTGTTGTTCTCTGGCGCAGCATTTGGTATCGGTATTTTGGCAGCTGGCATTATTTTAGCCATTATGATTATTCCCTATATTGCCGCTGTGATGCGCGATGTCTTCGAACAAACGCCGGTGATGATGAAGGAGTCGGCTTATGGTATCGGTTGTACCACCTGGGAAGTTATTTGGCGTATTGTGCTGCCATTTACCAAAAATGGTGTTATTGGTGGAGTGATACTGGGGCTTGGTCGCGCACTTGGTGAAACTATGGCGGTTACTTTTATCATCGGTAATACGTATCAACTCGATAATTTTTCGTTATTTATGCCGGGTAACAGCATTACTTCTGCGCTAGCAAACGAATTTGCTGAGGCGGAGTCACCTTTACATACTTCAGCGTTGATGGAATTGGGACTCATTTTATTTTTGATCACTTTTATTGTTTTGGTCCTCTCTAAGTTAATGATTTTACGTCTAGCTAAGCAGGAGGGGGCGTTAACATGA
- the pstS gene encoding phosphate ABC transporter substrate-binding protein PstS, whose translation MKLIRITVENIIAVVLSVFTLSAFAAVNLTGAGATFPTPVYAQWADAYQKETGNKVNYQGIGSSGGEKQIIANTVAFGASDKPLSNDKLAINGLFQFPTVIGGVVMVVNLPGIKSNELILNGQTLGDIYLGKVTKWNDAAIAKLNPGVTLPDKNIAVVRRADGSGTSFVFTQYLAKVNTEWKKKVGFGSSVNWPVGLGGKGNDGVAACVQRLPGSIGYVEYSYVKETGLAYTKLVSADGQPVSPTVMSFSAAAKEADWSQTFAQDLTNKKGKDVWPITSTTFILLHKVQKDAVKGREVLKFFDWSYKNGARQANDLDYAMLPAEVVEQIRAAWKTQISTEEGKTL comes from the coding sequence ATGAAACTGATACGTATCACCGTAGAAAATATCATTGCTGTGGTCTTATCTGTATTTACTCTGTCCGCCTTTGCTGCTGTTAACCTGACGGGTGCGGGTGCGACCTTCCCCACGCCTGTGTATGCTCAATGGGCGGATGCTTATCAGAAAGAAACGGGGAATAAAGTAAATTATCAAGGCATAGGTTCTTCAGGGGGTGAAAAACAAATTATCGCCAATACTGTGGCCTTCGGTGCTTCAGATAAGCCATTGTCTAACGATAAACTGGCTATTAATGGCTTATTTCAATTTCCTACTGTTATCGGTGGTGTGGTGATGGTGGTCAATCTGCCCGGTATTAAATCTAATGAATTAATATTGAATGGCCAAACATTAGGTGATATCTATTTAGGTAAGGTGACAAAATGGAATGATGCGGCGATTGCTAAACTCAATCCCGGAGTCACACTGCCGGATAAAAATATTGCCGTTGTGCGCCGCGCTGATGGTTCAGGCACCTCTTTTGTCTTTACCCAATATTTGGCAAAAGTGAATACCGAATGGAAGAAAAAAGTGGGTTTCGGTTCCAGTGTTAATTGGCCAGTAGGTCTTGGCGGTAAGGGGAATGATGGTGTTGCGGCATGCGTACAACGCTTGCCCGGTAGTATCGGCTATGTAGAATATTCTTACGTCAAGGAAACGGGTTTAGCCTATACCAAATTAGTTTCTGCCGATGGTCAGCCCGTCAGCCCGACAGTAATGAGTTTTAGTGCCGCCGCGAAAGAGGCGGATTGGAGCCAAACATTCGCGCAAGATTTGACTAATAAGAAAGGCAAGGATGTCTGGCCGATCACTTCAACGACGTTTATTTTGTTACATAAAGTACAAAAAGATGCCGTTAAAGGAAGAGAGGTACTGAAATTCTTTGATTGGAGTTACAAAAACGGCGCTAGACAAGCAAATGACCTTGATTATGCGATGCTGCCAGCCGAAGTGGTTGAACAAATCCGTGCTGCCTGGAAAACTCAGATTAGCACTGAAGAGGGTAAAACTTTATGA